A DNA window from Pseudodesulfovibrio thermohalotolerans contains the following coding sequences:
- a CDS encoding Dabb family protein → MVRHIVMWTLKDEVEGHSAAENGAKMKEILEALKGRIEGLRHIEVSVDIVAADPECHVILCSEHDDVDALNHYQDHPEHQACVAFVKKVASGRKAVDYVI, encoded by the coding sequence GTGGTCAGACATATTGTTATGTGGACGTTGAAGGATGAAGTCGAAGGTCATTCGGCCGCCGAGAACGGCGCGAAGATGAAGGAGATTCTTGAGGCGTTGAAAGGACGCATCGAGGGGCTCAGGCACATCGAGGTCAGCGTGGACATCGTGGCCGCCGATCCCGAGTGCCATGTGATTTTGTGTTCGGAGCACGACGATGTCGATGCCTTGAACCACTATCAGGATCACCCGGAACACCAGGCCTGTGTCGCTTTTGTGAAGAAGGTCGCCTCCGGCCGCAAGGCCGTTGACTACGTGATCTAA
- a CDS encoding hybrid sensor histidine kinase/response regulator has protein sequence MRKILCLTLLLSCLCAMPVRAAQGAVEKPKKSVLCLNSYHHGYQWSDAIMRGIRSVLDNSHYKIDLQIEYMDAKRYNYDDVTHMLLRLYKEKFKHEKFDLIMTSDNDAYSFAMQYRDILFPGVPLVFCGVNFLHTDDTDSDNATGVIEIFDLSKTVDVALRLHPDKKRIVVVDDSSTTGSAIERQVRNQLSRYKKPLTVEYWTDMSLKDVVDRVAILPHDTFLFFIPYYQVIDGRFLTAEEVMQVISTRSHVPIYTAWEFLAGNGAVGGNMLSGYMHGRKAAAVALEILDGKDADDIPVFRETTGEYIFDYAVMKRLKLNMDLLPEGSRIINAPKAFYELSKELFWTIMVSFVLLVLILIFLTVTMLERRKVERKIKDQLAFQETIMDTIPQLVTWKDAEGKFLGTNRSFSEFFGLEHGSGIVHKTTYDVIPDLDYASWASGADKSVIGKGQAFRKKRRKLADAKGNLAWIEVTKVPINDRSGQIVGVLSMVDNITTELNLEKQLLQSQKMEAIGTLAGGIAHDFNNILTSIINSTELAVGDLDPESMTTRDLERVLKAARRGGRVVKQILAFSRPSTEGFRPTDVGGVITEALGLLESSMPRKIEVRSRIAENLSCVYADPTQIHQVVMNLCTNSFHALRRAGGVIEVRLDQAELSREDADMLGLAPGEYVRLVVEDNGPGIPQDIVDKIFDPFFTTKDKTEGTGLGLAVVHGIVHSHKGGLQVAPRDGGGTTFSIYLPKGDEDLCGDVDFSGEPRNLGARILFVEDDVDQLQTTPRLLETMGYFVDGLENPLSAMRLVKEMPGEFDLVITDYDMPGMSGTQLSRRLADIEPDLPVILISGREDAVSAAADLPNIRLVVIKPYDKKDLSRAINTVLNNEAQGE, from the coding sequence ATGCGAAAAATACTCTGTTTGACCTTGCTCCTGTCCTGCCTCTGCGCCATGCCTGTCCGGGCTGCGCAAGGCGCGGTCGAGAAGCCCAAGAAAAGCGTGCTCTGCCTGAATTCCTACCACCACGGCTACCAGTGGTCGGACGCAATCATGCGCGGCATCCGCTCGGTCCTGGACAACAGCCATTACAAAATCGATCTGCAAATTGAGTACATGGACGCCAAGCGGTACAACTACGACGACGTGACCCACATGCTCCTGCGGTTGTACAAGGAGAAGTTCAAGCACGAAAAGTTCGACCTCATAATGACTTCGGACAACGACGCCTACTCCTTCGCCATGCAATACCGGGACATCCTCTTTCCCGGCGTCCCCCTGGTCTTCTGCGGGGTCAACTTCCTTCACACCGACGACACGGATTCGGACAACGCCACGGGCGTCATTGAAATCTTCGACCTGTCCAAAACCGTTGACGTGGCCCTCCGCCTGCATCCGGACAAGAAGCGCATTGTCGTGGTCGACGACTCCTCCACGACCGGATCGGCCATCGAACGCCAGGTCAGGAATCAGCTCAGCCGCTACAAGAAACCGCTGACTGTCGAATATTGGACCGACATGTCGCTCAAGGACGTAGTGGACAGGGTCGCGATCCTGCCTCACGACACCTTCCTCTTCTTCATTCCCTATTACCAGGTTATCGACGGCCGGTTTCTGACCGCTGAAGAGGTCATGCAGGTCATTTCGACCCGATCCCACGTGCCCATCTACACCGCCTGGGAATTCCTGGCGGGCAACGGCGCCGTGGGCGGCAACATGCTGTCCGGCTACATGCACGGCCGAAAGGCCGCCGCCGTCGCCCTGGAAATCCTGGACGGCAAGGATGCGGACGACATTCCCGTATTCCGGGAGACCACCGGGGAATACATATTCGACTACGCAGTGATGAAGCGGCTCAAGCTGAACATGGACCTGCTGCCAGAGGGCAGCCGCATTATCAACGCGCCCAAGGCATTCTACGAGCTTTCCAAGGAGCTCTTCTGGACCATCATGGTCAGCTTCGTCCTGCTCGTGCTGATTCTCATCTTCCTGACCGTGACCATGCTCGAACGACGCAAGGTCGAACGAAAGATCAAGGATCAGCTCGCCTTCCAGGAGACGATCATGGATACGATCCCGCAATTGGTCACCTGGAAGGACGCCGAGGGGAAATTCCTCGGCACCAACAGATCCTTCTCGGAATTCTTCGGCCTGGAACACGGTTCGGGCATCGTCCACAAGACGACCTACGACGTTATCCCCGATCTGGACTACGCCTCCTGGGCGTCCGGGGCGGACAAGTCCGTCATCGGCAAGGGCCAGGCGTTCCGCAAGAAACGGCGGAAACTGGCGGACGCCAAGGGCAACCTCGCCTGGATCGAAGTCACCAAGGTCCCCATCAACGACCGTTCTGGCCAGATCGTGGGCGTCCTCTCCATGGTGGACAACATCACCACCGAACTGAATCTGGAGAAGCAATTGCTGCAATCCCAGAAAATGGAGGCCATCGGCACCCTGGCCGGCGGCATCGCCCACGATTTCAACAACATCCTGACCAGCATCATCAACTCCACCGAGCTGGCCGTGGGCGACCTGGACCCGGAATCCATGACCACGCGAGACCTGGAACGGGTGCTCAAGGCGGCCCGGCGCGGCGGCCGCGTGGTCAAGCAGATACTGGCCTTCAGCCGCCCCTCCACCGAAGGATTCCGGCCTACCGACGTGGGCGGGGTCATCACCGAGGCCCTCGGGCTCCTTGAATCCTCCATGCCCCGCAAGATCGAGGTCCGCTCGCGCATCGCTGAAAACCTGTCCTGCGTCTACGCAGACCCGACCCAGATCCACCAGGTGGTCATGAACCTTTGCACCAACTCCTTCCATGCGCTGCGTCGGGCGGGCGGGGTCATCGAGGTCCGCCTGGACCAGGCCGAACTCTCCCGCGAGGATGCGGACATGCTCGGGCTGGCCCCCGGTGAATATGTCCGGCTGGTGGTGGAGGACAACGGACCGGGCATTCCACAGGACATCGTGGACAAGATATTCGACCCGTTCTTCACCACCAAGGACAAGACCGAGGGCACGGGCCTGGGACTGGCAGTCGTCCACGGCATCGTACACAGCCACAAGGGCGGCCTTCAGGTCGCCCCCCGCGATGGAGGCGGGACAACCTTCTCCATCTATCTGCCCAAGGGGGACGAGGACCTGTGCGGCGACGTGGACTTTTCCGGCGAACCCCGCAACCTCGGAGCGCGCATCCTGTTCGTTGAGGACGACGTCGACCAGCTCCAGACCACGCCGCGCCTTCTCGAAACCATGGGCTACTTCGTGGACGGACTGGAAAACCCGCTCTCGGCCATGCGGCTGGTCAAGGAGATGCCAGGCGAATTCGACCTGGTCATCACGGACTACGACATGCCCGGCATGAGCGGAACCCAACTGTCCAGACGGCTCGCGGACATTGAACCCGACCTGCCCGTGATCCTCATTTCCGGACGTGAGGATGCCGTATCCGCGGCCGCGGACTTGCCGAACATCCGTCTCGTGGTTATCAAACCTTACGACAAGAAGGACCTGTCCAGAGCCATCAACACCGTGTTGAACAACGAAGCGCAAGGGGAATAA
- a CDS encoding sigma-54-dependent transcriptional regulator yields the protein MADILIIDDDLEVCETMESLISRLPHECASAHTLDSGLRMMRKKAFDVVFLDVRLPDGNGLGILPDIMALPDPPEVIILTGKGDPDGAELAIRGGVWDYLLKPSSIREISLTLGRALKYHEEKRGRDGDGDLEMKGVVGESPIIKTSFNLLSQAARSESNVLITGETGTGKELFASTIHANSKRKTGNFVVVDCAGLTESLLESTLYGHRKGAFTGAQNDRIGLVKLADGGTLFLDEVGEMPLSMQKAFLRVLQERTFRPVGDTREQTSDFRLVAATNRDLDDMVEKGTFRSDLLYRLKTMHIHLPPLRERPEDIKSLATYRVNQLCRQYSMPLKSFGSDFHPALENYDWPGNVRELFNILERAVVTSGTEKTLYAMHLPRELRIRVAKEQIERMTNAAPEEEARAPRYTEPVRKIGQDIFEDIFEQELPTLRDFKSTAEKVYLGELIRQCDGDLSRILEVSKLSRSHFYGLLKKYGLSL from the coding sequence GTGGCGGACATCTTGATTATAGACGACGACCTTGAGGTCTGCGAAACCATGGAGAGCCTGATTAGCAGGCTGCCGCACGAATGCGCCTCGGCCCATACCCTGGACTCCGGGCTGCGGATGATGCGCAAGAAAGCCTTCGACGTGGTATTCCTGGATGTGCGCCTGCCCGACGGTAACGGCCTCGGCATCCTGCCGGACATCATGGCCCTGCCCGACCCGCCCGAAGTGATAATCCTCACGGGCAAAGGCGATCCCGACGGCGCGGAACTGGCCATCAGGGGCGGCGTCTGGGACTATCTGCTCAAGCCGTCCAGCATCCGGGAAATATCCCTGACCCTGGGCCGCGCCCTCAAATACCATGAGGAAAAACGGGGCCGCGACGGCGACGGCGATCTGGAGATGAAGGGCGTGGTCGGAGAAAGCCCGATCATCAAGACCAGCTTCAACCTCCTGTCCCAGGCGGCCCGGTCCGAATCCAACGTGCTCATCACAGGCGAAACAGGCACCGGAAAGGAGCTGTTCGCTTCCACCATCCACGCCAACTCCAAGCGCAAGACCGGCAATTTCGTGGTGGTGGACTGCGCGGGGCTTACGGAATCCCTGCTGGAATCCACCCTGTACGGACACCGCAAAGGAGCCTTCACCGGCGCCCAGAACGACCGCATCGGCCTGGTCAAACTGGCCGACGGCGGCACCCTGTTCCTGGACGAGGTGGGCGAAATGCCGCTGTCCATGCAAAAGGCCTTCCTGCGCGTTCTGCAGGAGCGCACTTTCCGCCCGGTGGGCGATACCCGCGAGCAGACCAGTGATTTCCGGCTGGTTGCGGCCACCAACCGCGACCTGGACGACATGGTCGAAAAGGGAACGTTCCGTTCCGACCTGCTGTATCGCCTCAAGACGATGCACATCCACCTGCCGCCTCTTCGGGAACGCCCCGAAGACATCAAGTCCCTGGCCACCTACCGGGTCAACCAGCTCTGCCGTCAATACTCCATGCCGCTCAAATCCTTCGGATCGGACTTCCATCCGGCACTGGAAAACTACGACTGGCCCGGCAACGTGCGTGAGCTGTTCAACATCCTGGAACGGGCCGTGGTCACATCGGGCACCGAAAAGACGCTTTACGCCATGCACCTGCCGCGCGAACTCCGCATTCGGGTGGCCAAGGAACAGATCGAGCGCATGACCAACGCGGCCCCCGAGGAAGAAGCCCGCGCACCGCGCTACACGGAACCAGTCCGAAAAATCGGACAGGACATCTTCGAAGACATTTTCGAACAGGAACTGCCCACCCTGCGCGATTTCAAGAGCACCGCCGAGAAGGTCTACCTGGGCGAACTTATCCGCCAGTGCGACGGCGACCTGTCCCGCATTCTCGAAGTATCCAAGCTCTCCCGCTCCCACTTTTACGGCCTGCTCAAGAAGTACGGCCTGTCTCTCTAG
- a CDS encoding DNA-3-methyladenine glycosylase I: protein MADFATYCDLCAARAADDLDRVYHDTRYGFPVVDDNELFALLILEINQAGLSWRTILNKEENFRKAFDGFDIPTVAAYGESDRTRLLADAGIIRNRLKIDAAIHNAGAVLELQREYGSFKAWLDAHHPLDKQEWVKLFKSRFKFVGGEIVGEFLMSSGYLKGAHAESCPIHRKILKAGPPWAVI from the coding sequence ATGGCCGACTTCGCCACCTATTGCGACCTCTGCGCCGCCCGGGCGGCTGACGACCTGGACCGCGTTTACCACGACACCCGGTACGGCTTCCCGGTTGTGGACGACAACGAACTGTTCGCCTTGCTCATCCTGGAGATCAATCAGGCCGGACTGAGTTGGCGAACTATCCTCAACAAGGAAGAGAACTTCCGCAAGGCGTTCGACGGATTCGACATCCCCACCGTGGCCGCCTACGGAGAATCGGACCGGACTAGGCTCCTGGCCGACGCCGGAATCATCCGCAACCGGCTCAAGATCGACGCCGCCATCCACAACGCCGGGGCCGTGCTGGAACTCCAACGCGAATACGGCTCCTTCAAGGCGTGGCTCGACGCCCATCACCCCCTGGACAAACAGGAGTGGGTCAAACTCTTCAAGAGCCGCTTCAAATTCGTGGGCGGTGAAATAGTGGGCGAGTTCCTCATGAGTTCGGGCTACCTCAAAGGCGCTCACGCGGAGTCCTGCCCGATACATCGAAAAATCCTGAAAGCCGGACCGCCCTGGGCCGTCATTTAG
- the nifJ gene encoding pyruvate:ferredoxin (flavodoxin) oxidoreductase: MSKMKTMDGNTAAAWVAYAMSETAAIYPITPSSTMGEIADEWAAQGRKNIFGQTVEVRQLQSEAGAAGAVHGGLAGGALTTTFTASQGLLLMIPNMYKIAGELLPCVFHVSARALAAHALSIFGDHQDVMACRQTGFAMLASASVQEVMDLALVSHLATIEASVPFVSFFDGFRTSHEIQKIETIDYEDMKPLLNMEKVAEFRNRSMNPEHPDIRGTAQNPDIYFQGREASNSYYEAIPAIVEEYMDKVSALTGRNYKPFDYVGAADAERVVISMGSSCETIEEVVNHMVEDGEKVGLIKVRLYRPFSAKHFLAVLPKSAKYVSVLDRTKEPGALGDPLYQDVSTVFLEQGNGPVVTAGRYGLGSKEFTPAMAKAVFDNMATDAPKSHFTVGIEDDVTNASLVTTGTLDTTPEGTVQCKFWGLGSDGTVGANKQAIKIIGDNTDMYAQGYFAYDSKKSGGITISHLRFGHSPIQSTYLVTSADYVACHNPSYVHLYDVLDGIKDGGTFVLNCSWTADQMDKELPAAMRRTIAQKNLKFYTVDAVKIAGEVGLGGRINMVMQTAFFKLADVIPFEQAVSLLKDGIDKAYGKKGPQIVEMNCAAVDKAADAIVEIAIPASWADLADDPKADTDEPDYVKNIMRPVLAQKGDDLPVSVFSVDGTVPLSTSKYEKRGVAIKVPEWIADNCIQCNQCAFVCPHSALRPVLVSDDEMKNAPASFATVDAKGKDVKGLRYRMQVNTMDCLGCGNCADICPAKEKALVMKPIATQTDAEVPNFDFTETVSYKNAFKRDSVKGSQFKQSLLEFSGACAGCGETPYVKVLTQLFGERMIIANATGCSSIWGASAPSTPYCTDSDGFGPAWGNSLFEDAAEFGFGIEMGVSNRRNTLIAKCEEAVASATGDVKAALEGWLAAKDDAAGSAEAGATLKAALEGADDALLKEIAAGSDLFTKKSVWIFGGDGWAYDIGYGGVDHVLASGKDVNILVMDTEVYSNTGGQASKATPLGSIAKFAAAGKGTGKKDLGRMAMTYGYVYVASVAMGADKQQMLKAFKEAEAYKGPSLVICYAPCINQGIKKGMGKTQLEQKLAVASGYWPLYRFNPELTEQGKNPFTLESKAPDGSLQEFLSGENRYAMLERFHPELSKAFREKLEKDYADRYAILTHMADADYSKADMEEPAACETGVSAEAPGSGEPCDDGR, translated from the coding sequence ATGTCCAAGATGAAAACGATGGATGGCAACACCGCCGCCGCCTGGGTGGCCTATGCCATGAGTGAAACCGCCGCCATCTACCCCATCACGCCCTCGTCCACCATGGGCGAGATCGCGGATGAATGGGCGGCACAAGGCCGCAAGAATATTTTCGGGCAGACCGTTGAGGTCCGCCAACTGCAGTCCGAGGCAGGCGCCGCGGGCGCCGTGCACGGCGGTCTCGCCGGCGGCGCGCTGACCACCACTTTCACCGCCTCCCAGGGCCTGCTGCTGATGATCCCGAACATGTACAAGATCGCCGGCGAACTGCTGCCCTGCGTCTTCCATGTGTCCGCCCGCGCCCTCGCGGCCCACGCCCTGTCCATCTTCGGCGACCACCAGGACGTCATGGCCTGCCGCCAGACCGGCTTCGCCATGCTGGCCTCCGCCTCTGTCCAGGAAGTCATGGACCTCGCCCTGGTCTCCCATCTGGCCACCATCGAGGCCAGCGTGCCTTTCGTCTCCTTCTTCGACGGCTTCCGCACCTCTCACGAGATTCAGAAGATCGAGACCATCGACTACGAAGACATGAAGCCCCTGCTGAACATGGAGAAGGTGGCCGAGTTCCGCAACCGCTCCATGAACCCCGAGCATCCGGACATCCGCGGCACCGCCCAGAACCCGGACATCTACTTCCAGGGCCGCGAAGCCTCCAACAGCTACTACGAAGCCATCCCGGCCATCGTGGAAGAGTACATGGACAAGGTTTCCGCCCTCACCGGCCGCAACTACAAGCCCTTCGACTACGTCGGCGCCGCCGATGCGGAACGCGTCGTCATCTCCATGGGCTCCTCCTGCGAGACCATCGAGGAAGTTGTCAACCACATGGTTGAAGACGGCGAAAAGGTCGGCCTCATCAAGGTGCGCCTGTACCGTCCGTTCTCCGCCAAGCATTTCCTGGCCGTGCTGCCCAAGTCCGCCAAGTACGTGTCCGTGCTCGACCGCACCAAAGAGCCGGGCGCGCTGGGCGATCCGTTGTACCAGGATGTCAGCACCGTCTTCCTGGAACAGGGCAACGGCCCCGTCGTCACCGCCGGCCGCTACGGCCTGGGCTCCAAGGAGTTCACGCCCGCCATGGCCAAGGCCGTGTTCGACAACATGGCGACCGACGCTCCCAAGTCCCACTTCACCGTGGGTATCGAGGACGACGTCACCAACGCCTCCCTCGTCACGACCGGGACCCTGGACACCACCCCTGAAGGCACCGTCCAGTGCAAGTTCTGGGGTCTCGGTTCTGACGGAACCGTCGGTGCCAACAAGCAGGCCATCAAGATCATCGGTGACAACACCGACATGTACGCGCAGGGCTACTTCGCCTACGACTCCAAGAAGTCCGGCGGCATCACCATCTCCCACCTGCGCTTCGGCCACTCCCCCATCCAGTCCACCTACCTGGTCACTTCGGCCGACTACGTGGCCTGCCACAACCCGAGCTACGTGCACCTGTATGACGTCCTCGACGGCATCAAGGACGGCGGCACCTTCGTGCTGAACTGTTCCTGGACCGCCGACCAGATGGACAAGGAGCTGCCCGCCGCCATGCGCCGCACCATCGCGCAGAAGAACCTCAAGTTCTACACCGTCGACGCTGTCAAGATCGCCGGCGAAGTGGGACTGGGCGGCCGCATCAACATGGTCATGCAGACCGCCTTCTTCAAGCTGGCCGACGTCATTCCCTTCGAACAGGCCGTCAGCCTGCTCAAGGACGGCATCGACAAGGCATACGGCAAGAAGGGCCCGCAGATCGTCGAGATGAACTGCGCCGCCGTCGACAAGGCCGCCGACGCCATCGTCGAGATCGCCATCCCGGCCTCCTGGGCCGACCTGGCCGACGACCCGAAGGCCGACACCGACGAGCCCGATTACGTCAAGAACATCATGCGTCCGGTCCTGGCCCAGAAGGGCGACGACCTGCCGGTTTCCGTGTTCTCCGTGGACGGCACCGTGCCGCTTTCCACCTCCAAGTACGAAAAGCGCGGCGTGGCCATCAAGGTCCCCGAGTGGATCGCCGACAACTGCATCCAGTGCAACCAGTGCGCCTTCGTCTGCCCGCACTCCGCCCTGCGCCCGGTGCTGGTCTCCGACGATGAGATGAAGAACGCTCCGGCCTCCTTCGCCACCGTCGACGCCAAGGGCAAGGACGTCAAGGGCCTGCGTTACCGTATGCAGGTCAACACCATGGACTGCCTGGGTTGCGGCAACTGCGCCGACATCTGCCCGGCCAAGGAAAAGGCGCTGGTCATGAAGCCCATCGCCACCCAGACCGACGCCGAGGTGCCCAACTTCGACTTCACCGAGACGGTCTCCTACAAGAACGCCTTCAAGCGTGACTCCGTCAAGGGCTCCCAGTTCAAGCAGTCGCTCCTGGAATTCTCCGGCGCCTGCGCGGGCTGCGGCGAGACCCCGTACGTCAAGGTGCTGACCCAGCTGTTCGGCGAGCGCATGATTATCGCCAACGCCACCGGCTGCTCCTCCATCTGGGGCGCTTCCGCACCTTCCACCCCCTACTGCACCGACAGCGACGGTTTCGGTCCCGCCTGGGGCAACTCCCTGTTCGAGGACGCGGCCGAGTTCGGCTTCGGTATCGAGATGGGCGTCAGCAACCGCCGCAATACCCTGATCGCCAAGTGCGAAGAGGCCGTCGCCTCCGCCACCGGCGATGTCAAGGCCGCCCTTGAGGGCTGGTTGGCCGCCAAGGACGACGCCGCAGGTTCCGCCGAAGCCGGCGCTACCCTGAAGGCCGCCCTGGAAGGCGCCGACGACGCCCTGCTGAAGGAGATCGCCGCCGGTTCCGACCTGTTCACCAAGAAGTCCGTGTGGATCTTCGGTGGTGACGGCTGGGCCTACGACATCGGTTACGGCGGAGTGGACCACGTCCTCGCTTCCGGCAAGGACGTGAACATCCTGGTCATGGACACCGAGGTGTACTCCAACACCGGCGGACAGGCCTCCAAGGCCACCCCGCTCGGCTCCATCGCCAAGTTCGCCGCCGCGGGCAAGGGCACCGGCAAGAAAGACCTGGGCCGCATGGCCATGACCTACGGCTACGTCTACGTGGCCTCCGTCGCCATGGGCGCGGACAAGCAGCAGATGCTGAAGGCCTTCAAGGAGGCCGAGGCCTACAAGGGACCCTCCCTCGTCATCTGCTACGCCCCGTGCATCAACCAGGGCATCAAGAAGGGCATGGGCAAGACCCAGTTGGAGCAGAAGCTAGCCGTCGCTTCCGGCTACTGGCCGCTGTACCGCTTCAACCCCGAACTCACCGAACAGGGCAAGAATCCGTTCACCCTGGAATCCAAGGCTCCCGACGGAAGCCTCCAGGAGTTCCTGTCCGGCGAAAACCGCTACGCCATGCTCGAACGGTTCCACCCGGAACTGTCCAAGGCGTTCCGCGAAAAACTGGAAAAGGACTACGCCGATCGTTACGCCATCCTCACCCACATGGCCGATGCTGACTACAGCAAGGCCGATATGGAAGAGCCCGCTGCGTGCGAAACCGGTGTGTCGGCCGAAGCTCCGGGTTCCGGCGAACCCTGCGATGACGGCAGATAA
- a CDS encoding L-lactate permease yields the protein MSIEVLALVALLPILVALVLMVGMRWPATKAMPLAWLTAAAGAVLAWSLPVAYVAALTLQGFVTAIGILIIVFGAILILRTLQHSGGMETIQYGMQNITPDRRIQAIIIGYMFAAFIEGAAGFGTPAALAAPLLLSLGFPPLAAAIICLVFNSFPVTFGAVGTPVILGLKFLTPGVEAAVQAGAPGVNFANMGDFIMLVGQWATVMNIGMIFILPIFMLGFITRFFGPERSWKSGFAAWKFCIFAAVAFTVPYLFFAWNVGPEFPSLIGGLVGLGIIIIGAKKGFCMPKTTWNFGDPSKWEADWTGSVSADASEFKAHMSQFKAWLPYILIGVILVVTRIPELGLKSMLAGQAIKFTNILGFESVSASIAYLYLPGTIPFTLVALLTVFIHGMPGAKVKLAWSQAIATMKNPTIALFAAVALVSIFRGSGIADAALNPNNYPSMPLALAKAVAAITGNAWPMFASFVGGLGAFITGSNTVADLLFAEFQWGVASQLELPRQIIVAAQAVGGGMGNMVCIHNIVAVCAVVGLSGMEGAILKRTVWPFLLYGIVVGIVASLMSFVFLPGLF from the coding sequence ATGTCTATTGAAGTGCTCGCATTGGTCGCGCTGCTGCCCATCCTGGTGGCGCTCGTGCTCATGGTCGGTATGCGCTGGCCCGCCACTAAAGCCATGCCCCTGGCGTGGCTCACCGCCGCCGCCGGCGCTGTCCTGGCCTGGAGCCTGCCCGTCGCCTACGTCGCCGCCCTGACCCTGCAAGGGTTCGTGACGGCCATCGGCATCCTTATCATTGTTTTCGGCGCGATCCTGATCTTGCGCACCCTGCAGCATTCCGGCGGTATGGAAACCATCCAGTACGGAATGCAGAATATTACTCCGGACCGGCGTATCCAGGCCATTATCATCGGCTACATGTTCGCCGCGTTCATCGAAGGCGCCGCCGGCTTCGGCACCCCCGCCGCTCTGGCAGCCCCGCTGTTGCTCTCCCTGGGCTTCCCGCCCCTGGCCGCAGCCATCATCTGTCTGGTTTTCAACTCCTTCCCGGTCACCTTCGGCGCTGTCGGCACCCCCGTCATCCTGGGGCTCAAGTTCCTGACCCCCGGTGTCGAAGCCGCAGTCCAGGCCGGAGCCCCCGGCGTGAACTTCGCCAACATGGGCGACTTCATCATGCTGGTCGGCCAGTGGGCTACCGTCATGAACATCGGCATGATCTTCATCCTGCCCATTTTCATGCTTGGTTTCATCACCCGCTTCTTCGGTCCCGAGCGTAGCTGGAAGTCCGGCTTCGCCGCCTGGAAGTTCTGCATCTTCGCCGCCGTGGCCTTCACCGTCCCCTACCTGTTCTTCGCCTGGAACGTCGGTCCCGAGTTCCCGTCCCTGATCGGTGGTCTGGTAGGCCTCGGCATCATCATCATCGGCGCCAAGAAGGGCTTCTGCATGCCCAAGACCACCTGGAACTTCGGCGACCCGTCCAAGTGGGAAGCCGACTGGACCGGCTCCGTGTCCGCCGATGCCTCCGAGTTCAAGGCTCACATGAGCCAGTTCAAGGCATGGCTGCCCTACATCCTCATCGGCGTCATCCTGGTCGTGACCCGCATCCCCGAACTCGGTCTCAAGTCCATGCTCGCCGGTCAGGCCATCAAGTTCACCAACATCCTCGGCTTCGAGAGCGTCAGCGCCTCCATCGCCTACCTGTACCTGCCCGGCACCATTCCGTTCACCCTGGTCGCCCTGCTGACCGTGTTCATCCACGGGATGCCCGGCGCCAAGGTCAAGCTCGCCTGGTCCCAGGCTATCGCGACCATGAAAAATCCGACCATCGCCCTGTTCGCGGCGGTCGCCCTGGTCTCCATCTTCCGCGGTTCCGGCATCGCCGACGCGGCCTTGAACCCGAACAACTACCCGTCCATGCCCCTGGCGCTGGCCAAGGCCGTTGCCGCCATCACCGGCAACGCCTGGCCCATGTTCGCCTCCTTCGTGGGCGGTCTCGGTGCATTCATCACCGGCTCCAACACTGTGGCCGACCTGCTCTTCGCCGAATTCCAGTGGGGCGTCGCCTCGCAGCTTGAACTGCCCCGCCAGATCATCGTGGCCGCACAGGCCGTCGGTGGCGGCATGGGCAACATGGTCTGCATCCACAACATCGTGGCTGTCTGCGCCGTTGTCGGCCTGTCCGGCATGGAGGGCGCTATCCTGAAACGCACCGTATGGCCCTTCCTGCTGTACGGCATAGTTGTGGGCATCGTCGCGTCGCTCATGAGCTTCGTGTTCCTGCCCGGCCTGTTCTAA